From the genome of Phalacrocorax carbo chromosome 5, bPhaCar2.1, whole genome shotgun sequence:
TTTAGGATACTGAGAAAGCAAGTATCGTTTCCTGGCCCGATGATTTGTTGGGCAAGAAAGTCTATTTTCCTCTCTGTACCTCCCTTTATTTAAGTACTACTTTAGTTGGATTTAGTCTGTATATTAATAATTTCTAGATATTAAATTAGGTTTTTTCATGCTCGAGTTTGGCCTTTGCTGTTGTCGAATAAACCGGTTCTTTCCTAATCTGTTTGCAACAGTAATTCACTGGTCAGAGCACCACCTTAGGTAATGTCAGCATGCCCTTAGTTCATTCAGGGTACTTGCACTTAAAAGGCTTACCTGTCAGCTAAACCAGCAGCTGCTTAATCAATCTTGCTTTGCAGGACTATGTCTTGGAAAATGTGTTGGCGGAAAGATCAATTTGTGTTGTGTATGGAAAAGTGTGTACTGAAAAATGGTTAAATGGAAACACAAAACTGAAGCACaaatcatgaaaataaaaagatacaaCAAAGTAAAATAACGTGAAGCTGCTTGAGATGCTGCTGATGGTTAAACAGTTTGGTAATGATTAGGATGCTCAAATgctatactttaaaaaaaagtgcgTTTTTTTGCTTAGTTTTATTTGTATTCTGTTTTGAATTGTAATCTATAGAGCaattccaaatatatttttcgCTCTGGTTTTCTATTTCATGTTACAgtattaaaaaggcaaaaaaaacctaGGAGCTTTTGTACCTTGTTGAACGAGCAAGGATTACCTGTCTTGTTGGCGTTGtcttaatttaatttgtgtGCTTAAAGTCTGATTTTTCGCTAGTCTCTGTATGTGCCTTACTAAAAGATGGCTAAATGAGtcttaattttgcatttctgtcaaAGGCCTCTTTAAAGAGTTCCTTCCCCATggcagtgattttcttttttcctctgtaaatttGTGTTCATACTTGCACTGTGTCAGTCAAAGTAAACTCATGATAAAGCAGCTGGTTGGAGGCTATAtggacttttttccttcaactCTGCCTTCCCCCACCATATTTCATTAGCACTGTAGGTTTATAATATGTAAAAAAGCTTCTGTGTCATTAGAAGTACAATTTCAGTTCTTGATTGTTTTTTCAAACACTACAAAGCATCTGTTTCTACCATTTCTAAAAAGCTTTCTCAAAGCTAGCCTATGCCTCTGTATTAAGCAGGTTTTGTGAGTtgttgacttctttttttctaattttctttagtGGCTGAAACTTACATCTGATGATGTAAAGGAACAAATCTACAAGTTGGCTAAAAAAGGCTTGACCCCCTCACAAATTGGTAAGGCATATTAATAAAACTCCTAAAcagacaaaacacatttttctgattGTAATAATGTAATTGTTCCTTCAACCTATGTTAAATAATATGCcaagaaaatacaggttttctGAGGTACCTGTGTATTCACTGTGTGGATACCATAAAAAATGTATCTCGTTCTTGCAAGAAGCATACTTGGTGATGTATTGGGGGGGagggttgtgttttgttttattttttcaagcagAAGATGTGAAGCATCTGTTTAATCTTACAACATGTCCTTAGGAACGGCCACGGACAGGTGTTCTGGGGAAGTTTAGTTTTCTTGGAGAAAAACTGGACATCTCATCTCCAGTATCAGCAGCCCTGTGTTTAGGAGCTTACTGAGCCAGGCACTGTAGCTGCGTAATAGACGAGTTCTCGGTAGTTTGGACACTaaccctccccccaccccaaaagctCTGCTTAAGTGTATGCATGCTCCAACTTCATATGGTCACAAGCTATGCAGTGTAGTTATGTGCTGTGTGAACTTCTGGTGGgtgtgtttttttattttattgtaatcctGCGAGTATTAATGATCCCTATGGTACAGTACATTTTTTTAGAGTAAAGATGTCTATGACATCTTTGTTAACCGTAGAGAAAAGGGTGATTTAATACCTAGCTTTAATGAACCCTGTTGAAAATGTCCCAATAATAATGTAGCACTACATATGTTACCTGCCTAAATGTGATGGGTGCCTTAGCTGTCTGTTAAGAACTATCTGGTAAAGCGTTTCAGCTTCTGTGAGTTGTATTTTGCTCTCTCACTTTCTACCACTTATTCACAGTTTCCACCAGAAAGGTTTTTAATTTAGAGAAGACCTTCTTTGGATGTCTTGTAACTGTAAGGTTGGTGTCACAAGATTTGTTTGTGTaaagctttccttttcagtgtGAGATGTAAATGTTTGTTTCAGGTGTGATCCTGAGGGATTCCCATGGTGTTGCCCAGGTTCGCTTTGTTACTGGCAACAAAATACTGAGAATCCTTAAATCAAAGGGACTGGCCCCAGACCTTCCAGAGGATCTTTATCACTTGATCAAGAAAGCTGTTGCTGTTCGAAAACATCttgagagaaacagaaaggtgAGTGCTAGTTTAAGTAGAAAATGctctatgtttattttttcaaataataccGTAGTTTGTTTACAACTTGGTGAATCAAAGACTCTTAGTGTATACTTCCAGTTAGCCCCTCCCTTGAGTAAACTTAGAGGTCTGGGGAGACATCTTGATAAAGGATAATGGTCTTTATCTGTGAAAAGGATCTTAAAAACGTTATTTAAACCCTGTATTTCTGGTCCTGTTCTGATTTTACGGGATTCGTCAGACTTTGGTAATGGGAGTGTGGGGTTTGTAGCAGtagctgtggatttttttactttactaAAGCTCGTCTGAATTACACATCAGTGAGAAGGTGAAGTAGTGCTTGGTTGTAACATAACTTTCTTTTCAAGGATAAAGATGCCAAGTTCCGCCTGATTCTGATCGAAAGCAGAATCCATAGGTTGGCTCGCTATTACAAAACCAAGAGAGTGCTGCCGCCCAACTGGAAGTAGTAAGTCTTCTCTTACGTTACTGTTTTCACCGGGGTCTTCTAGGTTTTGTAAAGAATATGCTGGGGCTGTTATTCAAAGGGCAATGTGTGCATTATGATCAGGGTTATAGGTATACCAGGCAGCAAATAATaggtattttcaaaaaatattaactgaacAATTAATGGAACTTATTGCTGAGTAAAATGACTGTCAtgacacttggaaaaaaataattctcaatAAGTGAAGTCACTAATAGataatttttataatatttcaTACAAACTGCAGTCTCTGTTCTCATTCAGATACTTTTATAGTTCatgttacttaaaaaaaaattgagaaatgGCTTAGCTGTGGCAAAAATGAAAGTCATTTCTAGTTTTTCTCTAGGAAAGTTTAGCCAAAATAGGAGAATTCCCATAGATGTCAGGGTGAGCTCTTTTTCTGAAGACTCAGTTGCAACTAGCCGCGTTTTGGAATATGTGGTTTTGTGCTGATATTCTAGTATTTGTAGTTTAAAAGGAAGGATGAAGTCTTTCTTTATGCCATAAAAAGGTTTAAACAGGTAGCGATTGAGCTCATGACTGGTAGTTAAAGCTTTGACCTGCAGCAGTATTTTTGGCAACTAGTTTGAAAAACTGCCTTTGCAATaatatttctcttctctctttttagTGAATCATCGACAGCTTCTGCCCTGGTCGCATAAGAGCTGGCTATGACTTactgaaagaataaattttCATTAACTAAGGTTGTGTTGTCTCTAAATGGTTGGTGTCTTACAAACTTTTGCCCCTTTCAGGATACTGCATGTAAATGGGTAGTTTTCAAGGTGAAGCAGACGTGTGGCCATGGTTTCCACATTGCTATCGTGCAGTGTCAGATCTGGGTAGTGGTGGTTGCTGTTATAGACCAGCTGCACGGTCTGTGTCTGCGCCTAAACTGTGCAGATTTTTGATCTGATAGACTCAAGTTTGTGAAGAGATCTAGTCATGCAcagcaaatgtattttattcatGTGGGGCCGTGCCTCTGTGTATCCTGCAGGAAGaactggggaagaaaacaatgatGGAAGAACTGGAAATttagaaaaggcagaaaggatTAGgtagggggaggggaggaaaaagggaaacaaagttGGAGAGGTCGATGGAATCATTGCAGGTAACGTGAATCTGTTCCTTGTGCAGAAAGCTTAAGCAGACCTCACCCACATTCTGACAGTAACTGTTGCTGTCATTTGTAAgtattttaagaataattttgagATTTGGGTAAATACAGACAACAGTTTAGCTCTCCTCAGATATTATGTCTTTACTGAAGTGGTTTTCCCTACACCCAAAGGGTTAGGGCTGCTGAATAGTTACTGTTGCTGGGGTCGTGTGTCCAGGTTCTGAATAGCTTTGACCTTGAGAGTCGTCTTTCTGCTGGAGGAATGTGGAGAATAGACTGGTGGCTTTTTCGTTTTTTAGGAGAAAATTATAAATGGAGTTATTTTGAGCTGTTGTTACTGTTGCTTCTAGGTCTTGGTGCATTACTTAACTTTTGgtatattaaaaagtaaatttaaataaGACCTAACATTTTTGTATAGTGTAGTAGCTACTTTCTAGATCATAACCAGTAGAGCCTGGCAACTTCTGGATTTAATTTTGCGGAAGCACAGGGTTCCTCTGCCCTGATTATGAAGCTAAATGTAGACTTGTGATTAaggcagttttaaaagaaaagcagtgcagTCCTGTTGAACTCTAAAGTGCTACTGTTTGGTCCATCCTAAGTTGCCAGGCTCCATATGCTGTCAAAatgcttgctttcatttctgacagctgttGGATTATTTGCCAGGCTCTCACAATAATAGTTAAGTGTTCTGGGATATAGATGCAATAAACCACTTTCATGATACTTAAAAAGTTGCTGTGAGTCTTTGGGGTTGGAGGCATTGCTGACTGAAAAGCCCATGGAAACTAGCCATTGTTCCGAAATAGCTATATGCAAATAATGAAAGTACCAGCAGATGGCGCTTGGAAACACCAGCGTTTTTAAGAAGTTACATGTTGCAAGTGGTGCCACCTAGAGATGAAGTGTCAAAGCTGATGGTCCAACCCAGTGAACAGGTGAGGTGTTTACAATTGTAATGCTACTATGTACGTGGTGCCAAAGGGTAACAGTGGTTTGGAGCACAGTCATGTTGAAGCTTACACAGTTGCATTTCATGGTGCTGGGGTGTTTTGGTCTGAACATGACCTGTACGGTGTCTTTTCCAGCAGTGGTTTTCTAGCGGGGCTGAaagcaggctgtgctgtgcttgtgGCATTTACCCATCCAGTGGTGCTGACAGCAGCTGACCCTGCCAGAAGAGGGAAGGGTAGGGGTGGTTACAGGGTCTGTCTCACAGGAATACCATGTCAATAATTACCTTGTGGCATACTGTCAGGAATGGGATTACCCAGGGACAGGTCCTGGGCTTGCAGTAAGGTCAGATCCAGGTGTTGAAGGTACTCCTGAGGATAGAGGAAGAGAGCAGTATACCATATTTACTGCCTGTAACATTTGGCAATCCTGTTAAAGAGTAATGGTGTTTTGTGATTCTACTGTTAAGCACATATATTTCAACTACGTGCATTATTAAAGATTCTATTTCCTGTAAATAACACAGGCTAGCTTAAGTAAACTGTTCTTCTTAAGGCAGTCAGTCCCTTACCCCGCTGATGACCAGAACTACACCCTCGGGAAACTCGTGTGCCCCAGGGCACACAGGTGGTCTGCTCAGCAGGCGGTATGCTGCAGGGCATTGGGTGCCTGGCCAGGTGTGAGAGCAGTGGAGCCAAGGCACTGGCAGGGGTAGATCCTCACAGGGGAGCAGACCCCTACGAACCGTGATGTCGAGCAACGCATTGGGAGGATGAGGTCCCACAGTGTGTGCCTGAAGAGATAGGAGTGTGGTGCCAGGAGGAATATGGTCCTGTGGAAGCATCAGGTGAGTTTACCATTTGGGGCAATGCTACAGGACTGTGCCTGGGTGGGAGCGAAACTTTCAGGAAGTCTAGGTCTCCTACCACGTAGCTGAGCACCAGGGCTGCTCCAGGTAGTTCAGAACTTGTGATCCAGCTGCCTGGGTACGATACAGCTGCCCAGGAGAGTTAGTGGAGccttcctgctgctctgggtGAAGATACAGGGTACTTCCCTTAGCTGGAGAGATGCAATAATGGGAATAAATCCAGACCTGCAAATAGTTGcccaaaattaattatttgtatgCACTAGCACAAACCATCTCTGCCCCGTAGTACCTCCAGGCAGCACCCTggcttccctctccccagcagtcAGGTGTTGTGCAGGCTTTGGGCCCGACTGCCAACTTGCTTTCTCCTGTCACAATGTTTCATCTCTTCAGGGTTTCTTTTGCCTTGGCTTAACCTTCAGAAGCTGTGTTCTTGTTTCTGCCTCATTTCCAGAAgctttttctgaatttccagtgttgctcttttcctcttgcagtattttttttttttctctcccagcagGTATAAATCTGAACGATGATTTCCAcctcacccccccgccccatcccaATGTGAGCTTTTCCTGTGTTGTGCCAAGGCACACATCAGAAAGGagctcccagcctcccccacTCCCAGCTCTCTTGGCCCTTCTGGCACAGTGAAGCCTGCCCTTCCTTCTTCAGAGAGGTGCGGCCACAGGGCCTCTGCTCCCACCCTGAGCTATGGTATGTGCGTGCCCCCTCAGCAGCCTCGCTGTGCTTTGCTGCTCCATACCAGGCTTGTTCATGTAGTGTGTTTGGTTCACAAAAGCCTCCCACTGGACTTCAGCCcatgccagctctgctgctcttccagaGCTGTGGCGTATATGGCAGAGGCTGCTTCCCTTTGGCTGATAAACCAGGTTTTGAAGGCTGGTTGCCAAGGCGCCCTTTCCTCTTGCAGAGCCCTGCTGGCCAGGGTTGTCTGCCATTTCCCAGGAAGGTTTGTCGTAGGGTTGTTTTAGGAAGAACGATGATTCTTGCAGTCACTGCTGGGTCACTGAGGGTGGTAAGGAGGGAACTGGTTTCCTTCAGGTCTGAAGCATCAAATTCTCCATTGGACATGGCACAGGGAGATGGCACAAGTGCCCGTTTTCTTGGGAGCATGAAGATCTTCCCTCTCTTGTTTCCCTTTTGCCTTGGCTTGCACCTTTCTTCTTCCGTCTCCAAGTTTCTGTGCTTTAAGTGTTTGTGCTGACACTTctggctctgtgtgtgcattCCCATTAAGGGAATTTTTGGCggcccccccccctttttttttttttttaatatcagtcAAGCCCATTTTTGTCATTCCTTTAGGTGACATGAGTTTGGCTTACCCTGATTTGAGTCAGCTAGGGCAGCATTCAAATGTATGATCACAACTTCATGTTTTCTGCAGTTCATCTTGGAATAGTAAGTCCAGAAAGGTGAGCCTTTATTCCTGTGGTTAAATCAATAGGTGATTGATGCCTCATGCAGTTTCTACATTCGTTTTTAGGAAAGAGTTTGAGAGGTGGCTGTTAAGTATGGGAAATATTAACCCTGACAGGATTTAAGGGAAAGCTTTGATTTAGTCATGTCCAGAGGAAGCTTTGCTAGATATTTGTTGAACCTGAAGGTTTTTGTCGTGTGTGACTGGTTCCCTCGTGGAGGCACATAAACCATCTTTTACCTCTGAATTTTTCTAATTGACAGTTCCTGTTTACAAGTACTTCTGCAAAAAACCAAGAAACT
Proteins encoded in this window:
- the RPS13 gene encoding small ribosomal subunit protein uS15; this encodes MGRMHAPGKGLSQSALPYRRSVPTWLKLTSDDVKEQIYKLAKKGLTPSQIGVILRDSHGVAQVRFVTGNKILRILKSKGLAPDLPEDLYHLIKKAVAVRKHLERNRKDKDAKFRLILIESRIHRLARYYKTKRVLPPNWKYESSTASALVA